In Geotalea uraniireducens, one genomic interval encodes:
- a CDS encoding response regulator produces MANVLIVDDSSTMRKIISRSLRQAGLPIDEIFEAGDGIEGLNVLSGKGVDLILSDINMPNMDGLEFIKQARANGHKAPIVMITTEGGEDILKEAMNNGASDSIKKPFTPDQLHEKLGGLL; encoded by the coding sequence TGCGGAAGATCATTTCGCGGTCGCTCCGCCAAGCGGGACTTCCCATTGACGAAATCTTCGAAGCCGGCGATGGTATTGAAGGATTGAATGTCCTTTCCGGCAAAGGGGTTGACCTGATCCTCTCGGATATCAATATGCCGAACATGGACGGCCTGGAGTTTATCAAGCAGGCGCGGGCCAACGGCCACAAGGCCCCGATCGTGATGATTACCACCGAGGGGGGGGAAGATATCCTCAAGGAGGCAATGAATAACGGCGCCAGCGACAGCATCAAAAAGCCATTTACCCCGGACCAGTTGCATGAGAAACTCGGAGGGCTGCTATGA
- a CDS encoding chemotaxis protein CheX, giving the protein MSLNNDVAESAKLSEEDVAGYIIGATKEVFGTMVMMELEDQYPLQEPVTKFHCSVTGMVGLAGTYTGILSIHCPQEFALRITSSMLGMEVEEVGEDVNDALGEIANMLGGYVKMVLSKGGLDLHLSVPTVISGEEYTLNAMADTDCVIIPFVNDGERFLVGLKLQKES; this is encoded by the coding sequence ATGAGCCTGAATAATGATGTGGCTGAATCAGCCAAGCTGAGCGAAGAGGATGTCGCCGGCTACATCATCGGCGCCACCAAGGAAGTCTTTGGCACTATGGTGATGATGGAACTTGAGGACCAGTATCCGCTTCAGGAGCCGGTCACCAAATTCCATTGCAGCGTTACCGGGATGGTCGGCCTGGCCGGTACCTATACCGGCATCCTTTCCATCCATTGCCCACAGGAGTTCGCTTTGCGGATCACCTCGTCCATGCTCGGCATGGAGGTGGAAGAGGTCGGTGAAGATGTGAACGATGCGCTCGGCGAGATTGCCAATATGCTCGGCGGCTATGTCAAAATGGTGCTTTCCAAGGGCGGGCTTGATCTCCATCTATCGGTCCCGACCGTCATCTCCGGCGAAGAATACACTTTGAATGCCATGGCCGATACCGATTGCGTCATCATCCCCTTCGTCAATGACGGAGAACGGTTTCTGGTTGGGCTGAAGCTGCAGAAAGAATCCTAG
- a CDS encoding response regulator: protein MEGFATLTSVVDNAFKQAAEDSGMLLGQELTIGEADRIATNRQTYFCDMDDLCFVAEITSSGEFAGKFYTVIGLRDAICMSGYLLGIPPARINEKRRLAIMEDDDVDAFSEIVNQVVGSFNSIFQPAFTNKVHLKVAPPQKFIPETTEITETEPVPDSEYLLFRGRMEMAGQEMGYLDLLIPAPLAELFDPPEVVEEEPAAVAVESDAESEAAPGADDGADESDVTAGEEAAVTVSQAASSRKVLILEDDDGDRQLLREFLASRGYEPIEAGLDADIREILATGGVRLVVLGIHNGDDRDMAVCIKIKSLTQEEALPIIMCAREWTRSAVLKAVKYGARDIIVKPYQPEDVAAKVEKFLRAA, encoded by the coding sequence ATGGAAGGTTTTGCTACCCTCACTTCCGTAGTTGATAATGCCTTCAAACAAGCCGCAGAAGACAGCGGCATGCTCCTTGGGCAGGAACTTACCATCGGTGAGGCCGATCGGATCGCGACCAACCGCCAGACGTACTTCTGCGATATGGATGATCTCTGCTTTGTTGCGGAAATCACTTCCAGTGGCGAATTTGCCGGTAAGTTCTATACGGTAATCGGTTTGCGGGATGCCATCTGTATGAGCGGCTATTTGCTCGGGATTCCGCCGGCTCGTATTAATGAAAAACGCCGGCTGGCCATTATGGAGGATGACGATGTCGATGCGTTCTCCGAGATTGTCAACCAGGTGGTTGGTTCGTTCAATTCAATTTTTCAGCCCGCCTTCACCAATAAAGTCCACCTGAAGGTTGCCCCGCCGCAAAAGTTCATCCCCGAGACGACCGAGATCACCGAGACTGAGCCGGTTCCTGACAGTGAATACCTGCTTTTCCGCGGCCGGATGGAGATGGCGGGACAGGAGATGGGCTACCTCGATCTGCTGATTCCTGCTCCACTGGCCGAATTGTTCGACCCGCCGGAGGTGGTTGAGGAAGAACCCGCGGCTGTTGCGGTTGAAAGCGATGCGGAGTCTGAAGCGGCACCGGGGGCTGACGACGGAGCCGACGAATCGGATGTCACGGCCGGTGAAGAGGCGGCTGTCACAGTTTCTCAGGCCGCTTCGTCGCGTAAGGTGCTGATTCTGGAAGACGACGACGGGGACCGGCAGCTGCTGCGGGAATTTTTGGCCAGCCGCGGCTATGAACCGATCGAAGCGGGGCTCGATGCCGATATTCGGGAAATCCTTGCTACCGGTGGGGTCAGGTTGGTCGTCCTCGGAATTCATAATGGCGATGATCGAGACATGGCAGTCTGTATCAAGATCAAGTCGCTTACCCAGGAGGAGGCGCTGCCGATCATCATGTGTGCCCGCGAATGGACCCGCTCGGCAGTGCTGAAAGCGGTGAAATACGGTGCCCGGGATATCATCGTCAAGCCATATCAGCCCGAGGATGTTGCTGCCAAAGTTGAAAAGTTTCTTCGCGCTGCCTAG